The following is a genomic window from Manihot esculenta cultivar AM560-2 chromosome 9, M.esculenta_v8, whole genome shotgun sequence.
actaaaataattaacatacaaataattatatttataagattatagataaaattaaagcCACAAAAGAAATCACCGACTTAGCAATATAGGAGAACAATTTTCATAAAGAGACCATGAGTGAATTAGACCCTTAATATTGCCAAAACTTGACTATAACTTAGGATAGAAGCATACATAAGTACCTAAACTGAATAACTTGGAAAGCTTGTTAAAGGAACGAAAATTGGCATGCGAATAGGTGCAATTTGTGATATAAAAGGCAGTGTCGCAGTCTAGATATAGAACGTAAGTTGGCATTTGAAAGGCAGTGTCGTAGTTCAGTTATGAGGCATAGACGAAGTGTCGCACCTATCCCAAATCCTCATTCACTAGCAGACTAAATGAAATTATTgcttgaaaaaataaagaataatggcataaaaatccaaaattttatttcttggcacaataaattaggatttaaaaatatttggctATTCTTtctaaatttgaattgaaagtgGGGGAGCATCTGTCGGTAGCAGGccatattgtatttttatattacttGATGCTGGACTCTACGCTACACCTTGGATAACCAAGGCGAGGTATTAATCGTTGgttaattaagataaaattcttaaatggtGTAGAAAAACCTAAAACGCTCTCATCGACGCCGTCGCTCGCTGCCGAATTTATTTTTCCCACTTCGTCCTTCGCACAAAAAGTTGGCCTTCTCGCTTCACCACCATTTTGGCCTCAGAAAAGGAGATATTGCCTTCGTGCTTTCTCCTAGCTCTATTCACCTTTCGGTCCTTTATTTCTATATCTTCTCTCTCGGTGTCGTTACctcataaaaaatcaattatcttTAAACTTGAGATTCTCCACCAAAGTCAGCTGTCGAAACCTGTACTTGTGTTCGTCACGTCGAATGCTGCTCATACAATTTCTAATCTCAAAACAATCGTACTCGACTCTCCCGAGTTTGAATCGCTGATGATGAGTCTAGCTCACTGTGGAGAAATGGAAGGAGTGAAGGTTTACTAATTGGACCCTGGGACAATTCTTTATCCTCACGGACTACTAGTCGAGTTAATGGAGTGGTTTTGGCTCATCGAAATTTCAGATGCATGGTGGCCCAAAGTCATGCGGTTTACACGAGCTGGATGGCAGGTCACCGACTTCGTCCTTCGCACAAAAAATTGGCCTTCTCGCTTCACCACCATTTTGGCCTCAGAAAAGGAGATATTGCCTTCGTGCTTTCTCCTAACTCAATTCACCTTTCGatcctttatttttatatcttcTCTCTCGGTGTCGTTACCTCTTTTAAACCTGTAATTGTGTTCGTCACATTGAATGCTGCTCTTACAATTCCTAATCTCAAAACAATCTTACTCGACTCTTCCGAGTTTACTGTGGCTAGCTATTTCTGTTACTTGAATGCATATCCATGTGGGAATAATTTCTTTAGAAGTTCCACACTGTTGATTTTTTAGAATCCCAACCATGTGGTTTACATCTGTTATGCTCAAGCTGCTTGTAGTTAGGCGTTGATACCGGCTATTAACAAATTACTATTGGTGCACATGGTGCTCTTTGTtgcaattttccttttttttgagTTGGAATAGTAAGAATCACTCATTTAATAGCATTATGTCCACCTTGACTTCATTGAAGTGTCAAATGCATCATGCAATTGACTATTCTTATAGAAAAGTTAAGCCCTGTCGGTGCTCACTCACACATCATAGTTTACTAGTGAGCAATTATAATGCCATAATGCAACTGAGCAATTGAGGATCCTAACTAATGAAACTAAGTGTGGTTGTTCTCCTATAAAATGCTCTGGTTTACTAGAGATGTTAAAGCTACTGGCAATAAATATTGCCTAGAGGAGAATCTGGAAAATTAGCTCTTCTCTTCATAATCAGTGTCTCACTAAAAGGACATTACTGTACGGTGCATGGAAATGCATGCTACATCTAGAATTCCTAACCTGTTGGACCTTGATGGCCTAAAACTTAGTTTCTTTAGGCTGGGTGTTGTCCCTTAACTTAGTTTTTGCACTCTTGAGCAATACCTGCCTGGCAGTTATTCCTTTGTTGCTGATGCTAGCTGTTTGTGTTCCGCCTACTGAAGTTGGTCCTTCAGGGTTTTATAGGTTTGGTGCTTTGAATTGCTCAAGTAGTCTAATTGATGAAGTTAAATATGCATAGACTAATTTAATTACTTTGTAACTGATGTTTCTCTCCCTACAATTTCAGATCCCGGTGCAAGTGCTGATCTTGCTGTGGTTTTAATGCAAGAAGGACTTGCACACATCTTACTTGTCGGTAAAAGGTAAGGtaattctttgattttttttggttcagttgtttaaaaataaataatcacataaacatGAAGCAACAAAGCCTATAAGGAATGACTTCCACTCTACTTCATATCTTATTTTCtcgaatattttttttattgtcatGTTGTAAACTGTTATCCTGGTGCCTTATGGTGCTGTGACTAATACACTACAGCGTGACAGCTACTCGATCAAGGATAGAGACTTCAATTCCTCGAAAGCATGGCCCTGCCATTGCTGGTTATGAGTCGGTATGCTTCTTTTCTTCCAACACAGTGAATCCAAGTCATTTATATTTGAGTTGCTATTGGCTTGTCAATGTACTGGAGTTGTTATTACTGATGTGGCTTCTATGGTTCTGCCTCCTTTTGCATGGATTCTAAGGATTCATGAATTTATCAGAAGTGCTTTAAAACTCTATGTTTTACATTTCTTGTTCTCCTTGCTGCAGGCATTGAATAAGTTCTTTGAGCATGTTTTACAGGTGAGCATTTGATTTGTATTTTATGTTAGTATGCCTCTACCCTGCTTCTGAATTCACAATATGTTTCAGGCAAATTAAATACCTGAAGCACTTCTTCACCAGTTCTGATAGATTTTATCCATGTGTAGGCTTTCCTAAAGCATATTGATTTCAGTGTCATTCGTTGTGCGGTGATTGCAAGCCCTGGTTTCACTAAGGTTTGCAATAAATATGCCATTCTCCTCCCCCCCTGTTTTCATTCAACTTCCTACTTGCTAATATGGCTTTGATCTCTtgtgaaatgattttttttctgcAGCAATATATACAATAGTCGAGTGTTTTATTCTTCAGGATCAGTTTCATCGTCACTTATTGTTAGAGGCAGAGAGGAGACAGCTGAGACCCATTATTGAGAACAAGTCACGCATAGTGCAAGCTCAGGATATAAGTATGTTTGTTATCTTTGCTTCCAGTGTTAATAGTGGTTAAAACAATGAATGAAACTTTGCAGGGTAGAGGTATCAAGCATAATGGCATACTGGAATATGATGTTTTGGGATAAATTTCTTGAGCATATATACTTTATGTTTATATGGTACTGGATTTTCTTGTTAACTTGGTTATGCGCCCTgaagttcttttctttttcctgttctcccttttttcttttaaaaaaattatcttcatCCATTTTCATCTTTTCGTCATTTGGAGTGGAGACGGTTTAGCTGTTTGTAACTGGAAGGAGGATTATCCTACTACTATATTAGGTCACAGCAGCTAGAACACAACAGAACTTGTTTTGTCCTTCCTAAATTTAGTGAACATTAACCTTTGTTACACAGGCATAGCTTGAGGGAGGTTCTTGATGCCCCAAATGTTATGAACATGATTAAAAGACTGCAACACTCCCAATACGTTTCTTTACGAAAGCAGGACAAAAACGTGGTCCTTTTCtatatttgttttttcttttccctttattTCTAATATCGTATTCATTCACATCGGTCTGCCTTCTTGGTTCTTGGCCGGCTTTTTGCAAGTGTATCGAGGACATTTCATCTGGGATTTCGATGGCAAAGTTTGATTTACCTTTAAGTTTCTCACTTTAATGGTGAAATTCAATTACTTTGTGAAATCTTGCCCATAAATTCTTCTGGGTTTGCTTCAAATTGCATTCTCCATCATTCATAACCTGTATTCCACCTCATTTTAGATATTGTTTGTGTTTTTGTAATTTTTGGCCTGAAGATCGATCTGGGTGTGCTTCAGAATCAGTAATATCATCATCCAGAATCTCAATTGCTTCTGCAAGTATGGTTTCTTTGACTGGTTCAATGTTATTTCCTGCTACTGCACCGCATGGCTCTACTGGGTCTGCTAGATTCTCTATTTGGAGTACGGACACAACCTCTTCGTTCTgctataatcagagaaaggttCTCTGCGCTTGTATGGCACCTCTGCGAAACATAGGCAGCGATGAATATCGAGCAACCAAATTCAATGTAATTCCCTTACGCTAAGTGTATTTGTCTAGTTTCTGTAGTTTAGATTGTTTTTAGTTTTTGCGGTGTCTTGTTTGATCGTTTGTTGTTCAGCgcttttcttcttttatctCCTTTTGCTCTATCGTTAACTTAATTTGCGTCTGTTTCTTActatgtttttcttttcttttaggtGTGACCAGGATTCTTATAAATCAAAGCAATTAGGGACGGTATTGGAACCAGAGGATgattctgatgttctaattgaAGGTAAAAATGTCTACAAGTCATTTGGGGATAAGGATATACTGAGAGGTGTCAGCTTCAAGGTGACTTTTGTTAGAAATTGATGCGTGTTCTCTTTCTATCTAATGGTTCTTTCTATTATTAGCATATATTCTTACAACTGTTATGCACAGCATATTAACTCTTGATCAACATTCTTGTGGTAAACGTCGTTCTCTGTTCTGTTCACAATTCAACTTCTGAGTGATATTGAGCTATTGTTTTACTGCTTCTACTTGTGGTTTGCCTATTGCACCAAACAATGTAAAAGAAATTACGGTAACAACTGGTTTTTGTTGAGCTAAGGCCTTTCATGTGAGATTATAAAATTTGATTCAAAGTTGCATAATAAACTAACGACTCTTTTGAAGAATGAGCAAGGAATTAGGAACCAAGTATGGCTGTTAGATTACCTATGGAATTGTTGTTTAATGATTACAAGCTTCCCTGAATTGTCCGGTGGAGGGGAAGGTTTCAACGTTTTTCTGTACTGGCCATGTTATTGTTTTGGTCTTGTACACAATCTTGAGTTGCATCCAGCTCTTTTTAGATGTTTGACTTGGTTTATGGGGTTTATAATgggaaaagggaaaagaaaatctTATTTCCTTTGTTTCAATATTATTAGTCAATAGTTCAACTAATGTGGTTAATTTGCATTCTTTTGCAAAAATTTGGGTTTACAGTAGAATATCTTAGTGANNNNNNNNNNNNNNNNNNNNNNNNNNNNNNNNNNNNNNNNNNNNNNNNNNNNNNNNNNNNNNNNNNNNNNNNNNNNNNNNNNNNNNNNNNNNNNNNNNNNNNNNNNNNNNNNNNNNNNNNNNNNNNNNNNNNNNNNNNNNNNNNNNNNNNNNNNNNNNNNNNNNNNNNNNNNNNNNNNNNNNNNNNNNNNNNNNNNNNNNNNNNNNNNNNNNNNNNNNNNNNNNNNNNNNNNNNNNNNNNNNNN
Proteins encoded in this region:
- the LOC122721271 gene encoding uncharacterized protein LOC122721271 isoform X1, translating into MQEGLAHILLVGKSVTATRSRIETSIPRKHGPAIAGYESALNKFFEHVLQAFLKHIDFSVIRCAVIASPGFTKDQFHRHLLLEAERRQLRPIIENKSRIVQAQDINRSGCASESVISSSRISIASASMVSLTGSMLFPATAPHGSTGSARFSIWSTDTTSSFCYNQRKVLCACMAPLRNIGSDEYRATKFNDSYKSKQLGTVLEPEDDSDVLIEGKNVYKSFGDKDILRGVSFKVFLFTLLSLNTLTSSFGEGSFTENMMISIVFCFSAVLHLNCFFKLAKNQT
- the LOC122721271 gene encoding uncharacterized protein LOC122721271 isoform X4 — protein: MQEGLAHILLVGKSVTATRSRIETSIPRKHGPAIAGYESALNKFFEHVLQAFLKHIDFSVIRCAVIASPGFTKDQFHRHLLLEAERRQLRPIIENKSRIVQAQDINRSGCASESVISSSRISIASASMVSLTGSMLFPATAPHGSTGSARFSIWSTDTTSSFCYNQRKVLCACMAPLRNIGSDEYRATKFNDSYKSKQLGTVLEPEDDSDVLIEGKNVYKSFGDKDILRGVSFKVGGLGDVVTDLGKALKKRGHLVEIILPKYDCM
- the LOC122721271 gene encoding protein PELOTA 1-like isoform X6, which encodes MQEGLAHILLVGKSVTATRSRIETSIPRKHGPAIAGYESALNKFFEHVLQAFLKHIDFSVIRCAVIASPGFTKDQFHRHLLLEAERRQLRPIIENKSRIVQAQDINRSGCASESVISSSRISIASASMVSLTGSMLFPATAPHGSTGSARFSIWSTDTTSSFCYNQRKVLCACMAPLRNIGSDEYRATKFNV
- the LOC122721271 gene encoding protein pelota homolog isoform X5 — encoded protein: MQEGLAHILLVGKSVTATRSRIETSIPRKHGPAIAGYESALNKFFEHVLQAFLKHIDFSVIRCAVIASPGFTKDQFHRHLLLEAERRQLRPIIENKSRIVQAQDINRSGCASESVISSSRISIASASMVSLTGSMLFPATAPHGSTGSARFSIWSTDTTSSFCYNQRKVLCACMAPLRNIGSDEYRATKFNDSYKSKQLGTVLEPEDDSDVLIEGWWLGRCCDRSWKSTQKERTPCGNYSAKI
- the LOC122721271 gene encoding uncharacterized protein LOC122721271 isoform X3, translated to MQEGLAHILLVGKSVTATRSRIETSIPRKHGPAIAGYESALNKFFEHVLQAFLKHIDFSVIRCAVIASPGFTKDQFHRHLLLEAERRQLRPIIENKSRIVQAQDINRSGCASESVISSSRISIASASMVSLTGSMLFPATAPHGSTGSARFSIWSTDTTSSFCYNQRKVLCACMAPLRNIGSDEYRATKFNDSYKSKQLGTVLEPEDDSDVLIEGLPVYFIEPQHPDKFFWRGQFYGEHDDFYRFLFFSRAALELLLQAGKKPDIIHCHD
- the LOC122721271 gene encoding uncharacterized protein LOC122721271 isoform X2, producing the protein MQEGLAHILLVGKSVTATRSRIETSIPRKHGPAIAGYESALNKFFEHVLQAFLKHIDFSVIRCAVIASPGFTKDQFHRHLLLEAERRQLRPIIENKSRIVQAQDIKSVISSSRISIASASMVSLTGSMLFPATAPHGSTGSARFSIWSTDTTSSFCYNQRKVLCACMAPLRNIGSDEYRATKFNDSYKSKQLGTVLEPEDDSDVLIEGKNVYKSFGDKDILRGVSFKVFLFTLLSLNTLTSSFGEGSFTENMMISIVFCFSAVLHLNCFFKLAKNQT